Proteins from a single region of Oreochromis niloticus isolate F11D_XX linkage group LG7, O_niloticus_UMD_NMBU, whole genome shotgun sequence:
- the LOC100698461 gene encoding astacin-like metalloprotease toxin 5, which translates to MLQILCVALVCAEYLEDVYCSPLQQAKRALKDDWLIKAVHYMEENPETLEELMDKNYALAEGDMVLLNDRNAVSSSWPTLEIPYIISPDLASRTDDILSAMEMVSKHTCVSFHKRTIEQNYLLFKTSTGCASFVGLKGGEQPVFVGAQCMVGNIAHEILHALGFHHEHTRMDREQYITIIHSNIMPGMEKNFRMQDGETFSLPYDATSIMHYGRDFFSATGLPTIFPKKNVKEMGQRDKLTKTDIERVRRLYSCDSLKQTEKESHDWDDV; encoded by the exons ATGCTGCAAATACTCTGTGTTGCTCTTGTGTGTGCAGAATATCTGGAAGATG TGTACTGCAGTCCCCTACAACAAGCCAAACGAG cACTTAAAGATGACTGGCTAATCAAGGCGGTGCATTACATGGAGGAAAACCCAGAAACTTTAGAAG AGCTGATGGACAAAAACTATGCTTTGGCAGAAGGAGACATGGTGCTGTTG AATGACAGGAAtgcagtgagcagcagctggCCAACTCTGGAGATACCCTACATCATTAGCCCAGATTTAG ctagTCGCACAGATGATATTCTCTCTGCTATGGAGATGGTGTCCAAACACACCTGTGTATCCTTTCACAAGCGAACCATCGAGCAAAACTACCTGCTCTTCAAAACCAGTACAGG CTGTGCGTCATTTGTGGGCTTAAAGGGTGGTGAGCAGCCTGTTTTTGTTGGGGCCCAGTGCATGGTAGGTAACATTGCACATGAGATTCTTCACGCTCTGGGTTTCCACCATGAACACACAAGGATGGACCGTGAACAGTACATCACCATTATTCACAGCAACATTATGCCAG GGATGGAGAAAAACTTCAGAATGCAAGATGGCGAGACCTTTTCTCTTCCATATGACGCTACCTCCATCATGCACTATGGAAG GGATTTTTTTTCAGCAACCGGCCTGCCCACCATCTTcccaaagaaaaatgtgaaggaaaTGGGACAGAGAGATAAACTGACAAAGACTGACATTGAAAGGGTTCGACGTCTCTACAGCTGTG ATTCCCTTAAACAAACTGAGAAGGAAAGCCATGACTGGGATGATGTCTGA
- the zcchc9 gene encoding zinc finger CCHC domain-containing protein 9 isoform X1: protein MRHTHAHKSLLRKRQSISGLKTKHGLKTWEVMTRWARANNVHKHKPAEATPWSQLRTGRPPGAGGGGDGGSSSTAGVKGVAERNPLRKTQPSGSAIKKPNGKKKQYISEDVNGFLEYLQQTGQHLAKKSQEGEHELREEVQIALKKDKKREDRRIKRQTNKKNKMFCFNCRKPGHGLADCPEADRDEEMGRGICFRCGSTEHEIYKCKAKVDPALGDYPYAKCFICGQTGHLSRSCPDNPKGLYAQGGCCHVCGSVEHFQKDCPEHQTSNNHVTVGWLSNNMSADHEEVHIPVKKAKPKQPKVVKF, encoded by the exons ATGCgccatacacatgcacacaaatcactattaagaaaaagacaaagtatTTCCGGTTTAAAAACCAAACACGGGCTGAAGACGTGGGAAG TCATGACAAGGTGGGCGAGAGCTAACAATGTCCATAAACACAAACCAGCGGAGGCCACCCCCTGGAGTCAGCTGAGAACAGGACGACCaccaggagcaggaggaggaggtgatggcggcagcagcagcactgctgGTGTTAAAGGAGTAGCTGAGAGGAATCCTCTGAGAAAGACACAGCCCAGTGGGTCTGCTATAAAGAAACCCAACGGCAAGAAAAAGCAGTACATCAGCGAGGATGTAAACGGCTTCCTGGAGTATCTCCAGCAAACCGGGCAGCACCTGGCTAAAAAaagtcaggagggagagcatGAGCTCAGAGAGGAGGTGCAAATTGCTCTAAAGAAAGACAAGAAGAGGGAGGACAGGAGGATAAAAAGACAGACCAATAAGAAGAACAAAATG TTCTGTTTTAACTGCAGGAAGCCCGGTCATGGGTTGGCAGACTGTCCAGAGGCTGACAGAGATGAGGAGATGGGCCGAGGCATCTGCTTCCGCTGTGGCTCCACTGAACATGAAATCTACAAATGCAAAGCTAAAGTGGACCCTGCTCTGG GTGATTACCCATATGCAAAGTGCTTTATCTGTGGTCAGACTGGACATCTGTCACGATCCTGCCCTGATAATCCCAAAGGACTTTATGCACAAG GAGGTTGCTGTCATGTTTGTGGCTCAGTGGAACATTTTCAGAAGGACTGTCCAGAGCACCAGACTTCAA ATAATCATGTGACAGTGGGCTGGTTGTCCAACAATATGAGTGCAGACCATGAGGAAGTGCACATTCCAGTAAAGAAAGCCAAACCCAAGCAGCCTAAAGTGGTGAAGTTCTAA
- the zcchc9 gene encoding zinc finger CCHC domain-containing protein 9 isoform X2, translating to MTRWARANNVHKHKPAEATPWSQLRTGRPPGAGGGGDGGSSSTAGVKGVAERNPLRKTQPSGSAIKKPNGKKKQYISEDVNGFLEYLQQTGQHLAKKSQEGEHELREEVQIALKKDKKREDRRIKRQTNKKNKMFCFNCRKPGHGLADCPEADRDEEMGRGICFRCGSTEHEIYKCKAKVDPALGDYPYAKCFICGQTGHLSRSCPDNPKGLYAQGGCCHVCGSVEHFQKDCPEHQTSNNHVTVGWLSNNMSADHEEVHIPVKKAKPKQPKVVKF from the exons ATGACAAGGTGGGCGAGAGCTAACAATGTCCATAAACACAAACCAGCGGAGGCCACCCCCTGGAGTCAGCTGAGAACAGGACGACCaccaggagcaggaggaggaggtgatggcggcagcagcagcactgctgGTGTTAAAGGAGTAGCTGAGAGGAATCCTCTGAGAAAGACACAGCCCAGTGGGTCTGCTATAAAGAAACCCAACGGCAAGAAAAAGCAGTACATCAGCGAGGATGTAAACGGCTTCCTGGAGTATCTCCAGCAAACCGGGCAGCACCTGGCTAAAAAaagtcaggagggagagcatGAGCTCAGAGAGGAGGTGCAAATTGCTCTAAAGAAAGACAAGAAGAGGGAGGACAGGAGGATAAAAAGACAGACCAATAAGAAGAACAAAATG TTCTGTTTTAACTGCAGGAAGCCCGGTCATGGGTTGGCAGACTGTCCAGAGGCTGACAGAGATGAGGAGATGGGCCGAGGCATCTGCTTCCGCTGTGGCTCCACTGAACATGAAATCTACAAATGCAAAGCTAAAGTGGACCCTGCTCTGG GTGATTACCCATATGCAAAGTGCTTTATCTGTGGTCAGACTGGACATCTGTCACGATCCTGCCCTGATAATCCCAAAGGACTTTATGCACAAG GAGGTTGCTGTCATGTTTGTGGCTCAGTGGAACATTTTCAGAAGGACTGTCCAGAGCACCAGACTTCAA ATAATCATGTGACAGTGGGCTGGTTGTCCAACAATATGAGTGCAGACCATGAGGAAGTGCACATTCCAGTAAAGAAAGCCAAACCCAAGCAGCCTAAAGTGGTGAAGTTCTAA